The Actinomycetota bacterium DNA segment CAAGCGCAACAGTTACGCTTGCTTCGTCCATCGGCAAAATGAAAAAAGCAAATCTTTCAATTCCTTTCTTGTCGCCGAGAGATTCATTTATAGCTTTGCCAAGGCATATCCCGATATCTTCAACAAGATGATGAGTCCCTGTCTCGATATCTCCTTTTGCTTTGATTTTAATATCAAACTTTCCATGTTTTGCAAAACTGCACAAAAGATGGTTTAAAAAACCATTCTGCGTATCAATATCGGTTTTTCCACTGCCTTCCAGCGCAAACTCAAGCTCAATCCTGGTTTCTTTTGTTTCCCTTATGATTTTTGCTTTTCTTCCCATAGCTATTTTATTACCTTTTTTATTTTATTGATTATATCTTCGATAATCTCATTCTTTATTCTGTAGCTTACTTCGTTTGCTATCAGTCTTGTTGTAGATTCAATAACATTTTCCATCTCTACAAGATCATTTTCCAATAGAGTCCTTCCCGTGGCTGTGATATCCAGTATCTCGTCAGCAATGCCTAAAAGGGGTGCAAGCTCAACTGAACCGTATAGTTTGATTATCTC contains these protein-coding regions:
- the hisB gene encoding imidazoleglycerol-phosphate dehydratase HisB, yielding MGRKAKIIRETKETRIELEFALEGSGKTDIDTQNGFLNHLLCSFAKHGKFDIKIKAKGDIETGTHHLVEDIGICLGKAINESLGDKKGIERFAFFILPMDEASVTVALDLGGRAFLNFDADIPYAVMEGFESTIVRDFFEALVSNSFINLHIKKNSGINPHHIIEAIFKAFGKTLFIASRKTGNDDIPSTKGML